The Macrococcoides canis genome has a window encoding:
- a CDS encoding SH3 domain-containing protein, protein MTQVITSIVNRNPGAMKPVGVVIHNDAGPLTGVGYKSFLANHPLENGFAHYYVSEGSILLAQYTNRIAWHTGNAWGNSNLIGFEVCQSMTASDAQFLRNEEETFKLVAEVMQSYNIPINEKTVWLHKELSPTACPHRSWDLHGKSVASVKRHFVERILYYANGGKAPVKTATVQKAPAKNTGGWQLNQYGTRWKNEKGTFINGSEPIQAYYVGPFAIAKNKAGKLPAKATVKYDEVMVQDGYVWVAYDANDGKRIYLPIRTHKNGVDGTLWGKIK, encoded by the coding sequence ATGACACAAGTAATAACAAGTATAGTAAATCGTAATCCAGGAGCAATGAAACCAGTGGGAGTTGTAATCCATAATGATGCTGGACCACTAACAGGTGTAGGTTATAAATCATTTTTAGCAAATCATCCATTAGAAAATGGTTTTGCTCACTATTATGTATCAGAAGGTAGTATCTTATTAGCACAATATACAAATCGAATTGCTTGGCATACAGGTAACGCGTGGGGGAATTCGAATTTAATTGGATTTGAAGTATGTCAGTCAATGACTGCGAGTGATGCTCAATTCCTCCGCAACGAAGAAGAAACATTCAAGTTAGTGGCAGAAGTAATGCAATCATATAATATTCCTATTAACGAAAAAACTGTGTGGCTTCACAAAGAATTATCGCCTACAGCATGTCCGCACAGATCGTGGGATTTACATGGTAAGTCTGTAGCGAGTGTTAAACGTCATTTTGTTGAACGTATTTTATATTATGCTAACGGTGGTAAAGCACCAGTTAAGACTGCGACTGTACAGAAAGCACCAGCTAAAAATACAGGTGGATGGCAACTGAATCAGTACGGTACTCGTTGGAAAAATGAAAAAGGTACGTTTATTAATGGTAGTGAGCCTATTCAGGCTTATTATGTAGGACCATTTGCGATTGCTAAGAATAAAGCCGGTAAGTTACCTGCTAAAGCTACAGTTAAGTATGATGAAGTAATGGTACAAGATGGCTATGTATGGGTAGCATACGATGCTAACGATGGTAAGCGTATTTATTTACCAATTAGAACACATAAAAACGGAGTAGATGGAACTCTTTGGGGAAAAATTAAATAA
- a CDS encoding phage holin, which produces MNNELKQAITRLIVLVIALINSLLAHYGKPVIQSDEALIYQTLSDLILIGSIAWGYWKNNNFTHNAQQAQKFKNVLDIEDNNEKMEEK; this is translated from the coding sequence ATGAATAACGAATTAAAACAAGCAATTACAAGATTGATTGTGCTAGTGATTGCACTAATCAACTCACTACTAGCACATTATGGTAAACCAGTCATTCAAAGTGACGAAGCATTGATTTACCAAACATTAAGCGACTTGATTCTTATTGGATCAATCGCGTGGGGTTATTGGAAAAACAATAACTTCACACATAATGCACAACAAGCACAGAAGTTTAAGAACGTACTAGATATTGAAGATAATAACGAAAAAATGGAGGAGAAATAA